In Acidobacteriota bacterium, the DNA window CCTTGGCCGCCCTTCGCCTCGCACGGTCCCTGCGGAAAATGGTGGACGCGAGGCTGGTCCTCGTGTACGTCGTGGAGCCCATCGTCGCGCCCTCGGATTTCACCTTCGGACCGATGACCTCGGGGGATGTGGAGGACCGCCTCGTGGAGCGGTCCCGGCAGTCCCTGGCCGAAATCGTCAGCGGGTTGGACATCCCCTCTGACAAACTGGGGAGCCGGGTGGAGCACGGGAGGGCGTCCCAGGAGATCGTCCGGGTCGCGGCGGAGGAGAAGGCCGACCTCATCGTCATGGGCACCCACGGGTACACGGGCATGGCCCACGTTCTCCTGGGCTCAACGGCCGAGAGGGTCCTGAGGAAGGCGCCCTGCCCGGTTCTCACGGTTCGGGCCCAGACGGCCGCGGATTTCTC includes these proteins:
- a CDS encoding universal stress protein, with amino-acid sequence MVKWETILCPIDFSEVSLAALRLARSLRKMVDARLVLVYVVEPIVAPSDFTFGPMTSGDVEDRLVERSRQSLAEIVSGLDIPSDKLGSRVEHGRASQEIVRVAAEEKADLIVMGTHGYTGMAHVLLGSTAERVLRKAPCPVLTVRAQTAADFSREG